The Dehalogenimonas sp. 4OHTPN genome window below encodes:
- a CDS encoding inorganic phosphate transporter yields MPDASLLPIVIIILLAIGFAFVNGTNDTANAIATVVGTRVMSPRQAVLMAAAANLVGATTGVAVARTIGKGILVPEAITYTTVIAGLIAVIAWTSLATWRGLPVSLTHGMVSSLAMAGVGVAGAAAVNWAVLGKVVAAIIIAPAIGFAGGYLMMVAIMWLFSKSRPDRVGRIFSNAQILSASYMAFSHGRNDGQMPIGLITMAMVIYSGNLALWDSIPVWIILVAAGSISAGTAIGGWRVVKTLGVRMTALKPVNGFAAETAAATVIQIASTIGIPVSTTHTISASIMGVGATRRLSAVRWGVAGHIFAAWVLTIPICGVIAFILATILKGLF; encoded by the coding sequence ATGCCTGATGCGTCGCTGCTGCCCATAGTCATAATAATCCTGCTGGCCATCGGTTTCGCCTTCGTAAACGGCACCAACGACACCGCCAACGCCATCGCCACCGTCGTCGGCACCAGGGTGATGTCACCACGGCAGGCGGTGCTCATGGCCGCCGCCGCCAATCTGGTCGGCGCCACCACCGGCGTGGCGGTGGCACGTACTATCGGCAAGGGCATCCTGGTACCGGAAGCGATTACTTACACAACGGTCATCGCCGGGCTTATCGCTGTCATCGCCTGGACTTCGCTGGCCACCTGGCGGGGGCTGCCGGTCAGCCTAACCCACGGTATGGTTTCCTCGCTGGCCATGGCCGGCGTCGGCGTGGCTGGAGCGGCCGCGGTCAACTGGGCGGTGCTCGGCAAGGTCGTGGCGGCCATCATAATCGCCCCGGCTATTGGTTTCGCCGGCGGTTATCTGATGATGGTGGCCATCATGTGGCTGTTCAGCAAGTCACGGCCGGACCGCGTCGGCCGCATTTTCTCCAATGCTCAGATACTTTCTGCCAGCTACATGGCTTTCAGCCACGGCCGCAACGACGGCCAGATGCCTATCGGCCTCATCACCATGGCGATGGTCATCTATTCTGGCAACCTGGCGCTCTGGGACTCGATACCTGTGTGGATTATCCTGGTCGCCGCCGGTTCGATTAGCGCCGGTACGGCCATCGGCGGCTGGCGGGTGGTCAAGACACTTGGAGTGAGGATGACGGCTTTAAAACCGGTCAACGGTTTCGCCGCCGAGACGGCGGCGGCCACGGTCATCCAGATCGCCTCCACCATCGGCATCCCGGTGTCGACGACTCATACTATTTCCGCCTCGATCATGGGCGTCGGCGCCACCCGGCGCCTTTCGGCGGTACGCTGGGGCGTGGCCGGGCATATCTTTGCCGCCTGGGTACTGACAATCC
- a CDS encoding DUF47 domain-containing protein has protein sequence MAKISIMPREEKFFDLIEAGAANMVRTAEALKELVNDWRDIPEKFQKIAELEHTGDSVTHQIIAMLHRSFVTPFDREDIALLAHSMDDVVDFIHSAADYMMLYKVGKPNDRVRELAEIILLGAKEVAAAAPKLRKKSGLKSLLEHCIEINRLENQADQAYRAALVELFEEHNIADVIKWREIYESMESATDRCEDVANVFEGVALKNA, from the coding sequence ATGGCCAAGATATCAATCATGCCCAGGGAAGAGAAGTTCTTTGACCTGATCGAAGCCGGTGCGGCAAATATGGTGCGCACTGCCGAAGCCTTGAAGGAATTGGTCAACGACTGGCGGGACATCCCGGAAAAATTCCAGAAGATCGCCGAACTGGAGCATACCGGCGATTCGGTCACCCACCAGATCATCGCCATGCTGCACCGTTCGTTCGTCACCCCTTTCGACCGCGAGGACATAGCTCTCCTGGCGCATTCGATGGATGACGTGGTTGATTTCATCCACTCGGCGGCGGACTACATGATGCTCTACAAGGTTGGCAAGCCCAATGACAGGGTCAGGGAACTGGCGGAGATCATTTTGCTGGGGGCCAAAGAAGTGGCCGCGGCGGCGCCGAAGCTGCGCAAGAAAAGCGGTCTCAAGAGCCTGCTGGAGCATTGTATCGAGATCAACCGTCTGGAAAATCAGGCTGACCAGGCTTACCGCGCCGCTCTGGTCGAATTGTTCGAAGAACACAACATCGCCGATGTTATCAAGTGGCGCGAAATCTACGAATCAATGGAAAGCGCCACCGACCGCTGCGAGGATGTAGCCAACGTCTTCGAGGGAGTCGCCCTCAAGAATGCCTGA
- a CDS encoding cation diffusion facilitator family transporter yields the protein MHQHRRAHVAAGARLTLGIIISSVIFVAEVAGGLISNSLALLSDAGHVFADIVALSLSAYALRQAQKPPSHRMTFGYHRVGVVVAIINSVLIFGIAGFIFFEAARRLQAPPEVDSPVMLGVAALGLAANLIVAFWLREAQKESLNVRSAFWHVLGDALASVGVIIGAIAIMLTGYSIIDAAVSAIIGLIIAASAWGILAEGVKVILESAPAHVKLDDLAGDLRRIGGVQDVHDLHVWSLTPQLHALSCHIVIDDRLTSETAHVRAEVETMLAERYEITHTTLQLECQSCAPGGLLCTLEPGACPFTPHSHPGRESSPAAGQNS from the coding sequence TTGCATCAGCACCGACGTGCCCATGTCGCCGCCGGCGCCCGCCTGACGCTGGGCATCATCATTTCCAGCGTTATTTTCGTCGCCGAGGTGGCGGGCGGTCTAATTTCCAACTCGTTGGCGCTGCTATCCGACGCCGGGCATGTCTTCGCGGATATCGTCGCCCTGTCGCTTTCAGCGTACGCCCTGCGCCAGGCGCAGAAACCCCCCAGCCACCGCATGACCTTCGGCTATCACCGGGTAGGCGTCGTCGTCGCCATCATCAATTCAGTACTTATCTTCGGCATAGCGGGTTTTATCTTCTTTGAAGCAGCCCGGCGCTTACAGGCGCCGCCGGAGGTGGATAGCCCGGTGATGCTGGGCGTGGCCGCTTTAGGACTGGCAGCCAATTTAATTGTCGCGTTCTGGCTGCGTGAAGCCCAAAAGGAAAGCCTCAACGTCAGGAGCGCTTTCTGGCACGTCCTGGGTGACGCCCTGGCCTCTGTCGGCGTCATCATCGGCGCGATTGCCATCATGCTCACCGGTTACTCCATCATCGACGCCGCCGTCTCAGCCATCATCGGTCTCATCATCGCCGCCTCGGCCTGGGGCATTCTGGCCGAAGGGGTCAAGGTCATTCTGGAATCGGCGCCGGCCCACGTAAAACTCGATGACCTGGCCGGCGACCTGCGGCGCATCGGCGGAGTTCAGGACGTTCATGACCTGCACGTCTGGAGCCTGACCCCGCAGCTGCACGCTCTTTCATGTCACATCGTCATTGACGACCGTTTGACCTCGGAGACTGCCCATGTACGGGCGGAGGTCGAAACGATGCTGGCCGAAAGATACGAGATAACTCACACCACTTTACAGCTCGAGTGCCAGTCCTGTGCTCCTGGCGGCTTGCTGTGCACCCTGGAGCCTGGAGCCTGCCCCTTCACCCCTCATTCCCATCCCGGCAGGGAATCCTCGCCGGCTGCCGGCCAGAATTCTTGA